In the Calditrichota bacterium genome, TTACCAAAAGGCTTCATTCCAAGTCTGTTAAAAACGCTATTGTTAATAATATTTCTCATGATTTCAACCTTACACCGATACTGGCTGAAGCTTACTTTAACCAGATTAAAAACTATTTCTTAGAACATGCCAACTTCCAACTTGCTTCCGGACAGATGCATTACCTGGCCGTTGATGACCGGGAACCGGCAGGTAAACCTATCGCCCTGTGTAAAAAAATATCTGTCCGGCTTACTGTGCACGATGTCGATGAAGACCTAAAAACCTATAAAGACAAGGGGCTTTCCGGATTGCGACAACACCGGCTGTTACGTATTACCAAAGAAGCAATCGAGCAAGGTGCATTGCTCTCCTTTGAAGATGTGGCCTTTATCCTGACCACCAGCGTCATTACCATTAAACGCGATATGGCTTATCTCAGGCGATCCGGGCTTACTATCCCATCACGCGGATGGCGGCATGATATGGGACGCGGCTCTACCCATAAAACCCAAATCCTCGATTTGTACTTTGACGGCTTCCAGTTCTCTGAAATCGAAAACCGCACACACCATTCTGAAACCGCCGTTAAACGTTATATTCAGGACTTCTCGAAAATTATCCTGCTTTATTCTAAAAACTTTTCCGTTGACCAGATACGCATTACCACTGGCTTTTCAAACCGGCTGATTGGCGAGTATATCAAGCTTTATAAAAAATACCAGCAACAAAACAACCAGCGCCTTGAGGCCATCTTTAACCCTAAAAAAAACAGCGGGAGGTAACCAAGATGCTTAAATTTATGAACAGGGACATTCGTGACCATTCCAAAGAATCCATCGCACAAAGAAGGCACATGCGCATCAAAGGAAAATCACTAAAAAATATCCTGCTTGACCGTTTCTTAAACAACTATGGATATGACAAAGGCGCCATTACGGCCACGGCTATCGTTGAGGATGTCCTGAACATCATTGAAAACTATTACCGGTTCAGCGATAACTCCTTTATTAAAAACGGACAGATGGTATGGCATGCTGTCCCGACCGCTGAATATCCAAAAAAAGGCAAGTCTATCGCCCAGACCAAACTCAAACCCGTGGTACTCGATATCATAAGCGATCAGGATATCGAGGACATGAAACAACCCGTGCACCACCGCCAAATTCGGATTAAAAAAGTTGAACGATGGACACAGCAAGCCTTTGACCAGGGTGCCTTGCTCACCCAGTTGGACCTGGCCGTCTTGCTCGGCGTCAATGAGGCCACCGCAGGCGAGTATGTACGTGAATATTTCAGCCTCTACAACAGAAAACTGCCTACACGCGGAAATATCCAGTTCCTTGGTAGCGG is a window encoding:
- a CDS encoding DUF1670 domain-containing protein, with translation TKRLHSKSVKNAIVNNISHDFNLTPILAEAYFNQIKNYFLEHANFQLASGQMHYLAVDDREPAGKPIALCKKISVRLTVHDVDEDLKTYKDKGLSGLRQHRLLRITKEAIEQGALLSFEDVAFILTTSVITIKRDMAYLRRSGLTIPSRGWRHDMGRGSTHKTQILDLYFDGFQFSEIENRTHHSETAVKRYIQDFSKIILLYSKNFSVDQIRITTGFSNRLIGEYIKLYKKYQQQNNQRLEAIFNPKKNSGR
- a CDS encoding DUF1670 domain-containing protein, with the protein product MLKFMNRDIRDHSKESIAQRRHMRIKGKSLKNILLDRFLNNYGYDKGAITATAIVEDVLNIIENYYRFSDNSFIKNGQMVWHAVPTAEYPKKGKSIAQTKLKPVVLDIISDQDIEDMKQPVHHRQIRIKKVERWTQQAFDQGALLTQLDLAVLLGVNEATAGEYVREYFSLYNRKLPTRGNIQFLGSGQTHKKEILTLYLNGYLVPAICQRTNHSKDAVERYIRDFEAIRLLNPKFDDINSISLITRLSKRVVQQYIELIPLGN